In Hermetia illucens chromosome 1, iHerIll2.2.curated.20191125, whole genome shotgun sequence, one genomic interval encodes:
- the LOC119647069 gene encoding transmembrane protein 18 — MVDPNFIEVNEIKDFSTYLASIEWKDPWLIVLVSMHLLTTATAVLTRNHGTFQIVLFLVLLSLVYFSESINEYAAANWRLFSRQQYFDSNGLFISTVFSVPILLNCMLLIGTWLYNSTQIMAKLKVAQLKQKLRQESSINSMSHEKAD; from the exons ATGGTAGATCCTAACTTTATCGAAGTCAATGAAATCAAAGATTTCAGTACGTACCTGGCGAGT ATCGAGTGGAAGGACCCGTGGCTAATAGTCCTGGTTTCGATGCACTTACTCACCACCGCGACTGCCGTGCTAACAAGGAATCATGGAACATTCCAAATAGTTTTGTTTCTGGTATTAT TATCTCTTGTGTACTTTTCGGAAAGCATAAATGAATATGCTGCAGCGAATTGGCGACTGTTCTCTCGTCAGCAATACTTCGACAGTAATGGACTCTTCATATCAACTGTGTTTTCAGTGCCGATTCTGCTAAATTGTATGCTCTTGATT GGCACCTGGCTTTACAATTCAACACAAATCATGGCAAAATTGAAGGTAGCGCAATTGAAACAAAAACTGAGGCAGGAAAGCAGCATCAATTCCATGAGCCATGAGAAAGCCGATTGA